In a single window of the Rhodoferax saidenbachensis genome:
- a CDS encoding D-alanine--D-alanine ligase — translation MGQFDTKTLGKVAVLMGGASAEREVSLMSGSGVLKALLSKGVNAHAFDPSERPLDDLKREGFDRCFIALHGRFGEDGTVQGALELLGIPYTGSGVMASAISMDKVMTKRIWRFEGLSTPAWSQVFSAEQTRAAFATLGAPMIVKPAREGSSIGFTKVMSVDQCDAAYALASQHDAMVLCEQFIAGDEVTCPVLGPNDQPEAFPVIRIVAPEGNYDYQNKYFTDVTQYIVPAGLPTGEEEAIRALVSRAYQVLGCRGWARADVMIDAKTRTPYLLEINTSPGMTGHSLVPMSAKAAGISYEDLCVRLLQNTALDAGAITA, via the coding sequence ATGGGCCAATTTGATACTAAAACTCTAGGAAAGGTCGCCGTGCTGATGGGCGGCGCCTCGGCCGAGCGCGAGGTCTCGCTGATGTCCGGCAGCGGCGTGCTCAAGGCTTTGCTGTCCAAGGGCGTTAACGCTCATGCGTTTGATCCGTCAGAGCGTCCGCTGGACGATTTGAAGCGCGAAGGGTTTGACCGCTGCTTTATCGCGCTGCACGGCCGTTTTGGTGAAGACGGCACGGTGCAGGGCGCGCTGGAACTGCTGGGCATTCCCTACACCGGCTCCGGCGTCATGGCGTCTGCCATCTCCATGGACAAGGTCATGACCAAGCGCATCTGGCGTTTTGAGGGCCTGTCCACCCCGGCGTGGAGCCAGGTCTTCAGCGCGGAACAGACCCGTGCGGCATTTGCCACGCTGGGTGCGCCCATGATCGTCAAACCCGCGCGCGAAGGCTCCAGCATTGGCTTCACCAAGGTGATGTCGGTGGATCAGTGCGACGCGGCCTACGCGCTGGCCTCGCAGCACGACGCCATGGTGTTGTGTGAACAGTTCATCGCGGGCGACGAGGTCACCTGCCCGGTGCTGGGCCCGAACGACCAGCCCGAAGCCTTCCCGGTGATCCGCATCGTGGCGCCCGAGGGCAACTACGACTACCAGAACAAGTACTTCACCGACGTGACGCAGTACATCGTGCCCGCCGGTTTACCCACGGGTGAAGAGGAAGCCATTCGCGCCCTGGTCAGCCGGGCCTACCAGGTGCTGGGCTGCCGCGGCTGGGCGCGCGCCGACGTGATGATCGACGCGAAAACGCGCACGCCCTACTTGCTGGAGATCAACACCTCACCCGGTATGACCGGCCACTCGCTGGTGCCCATGTCTGCCAAAGCGGCAGGCATCAGCTACGAAGACCTGTGTGTGCGCCTGTTGCAAAACACGGCACTGGATGCGGGGGCGATAACAGCATGA
- the murC gene encoding UDP-N-acetylmuramate--L-alanine ligase, with protein MKHAIKHIHFVGVGGSGMSGIAEVLNNLGYRISGSDLSDSATLRRLASLGIQTHVGHAPDHVTGADAVVTSTAVQSDNPEVIKAREMKIPIVPRALMLAELMRLKQGIAIAGTHGKTTTTSLVASVLAEAGLDPTFVIGGRLNSAGANARLGSGDYIVVEADESDASFLNLLPVMAVVTNIDADHMETYGHDFGRLKKAFVDFLHRMPFYGTAILCTDDAAVREIVEQVTCPVTSYGFNEDAQVRAVNVRAVGGQMHFTVQRRNGVVLPDMDVVLNLPGLHNVLNALSAIAVAVELNVADAAVQKALAEFKGVGRRFQRYGDLLLPQGGTVTVIDDYGHHPVEMAATLAAARGAFPGRRLVLAFQPHRYTRTRDCFEDFVKVIGAGADAVLLAEVYAAGEAPIVAADGRSLARALRVAAKVEPLFVDDIVDMPQIAIDNARDGDVLMCMGAGSIGAVPGKIAEMLQKQELLAQHG; from the coding sequence ATGAAACACGCCATCAAACATATTCACTTTGTGGGCGTGGGCGGCTCCGGCATGTCCGGTATCGCCGAAGTGCTCAACAACCTGGGCTACCGCATTTCGGGTTCGGACCTGTCGGACAGTGCCACGCTCAGGCGTCTGGCTTCGCTGGGCATCCAGACGCACGTGGGCCACGCGCCCGACCATGTGACGGGCGCCGATGCCGTGGTCACGTCCACCGCCGTGCAGTCGGACAACCCCGAAGTCATCAAGGCACGGGAGATGAAGATCCCCATCGTGCCGCGCGCGCTGATGCTGGCTGAACTCATGCGCCTCAAGCAAGGCATTGCGATTGCGGGGACGCACGGCAAGACCACCACCACCAGCCTGGTGGCCAGCGTGCTGGCCGAGGCCGGGCTGGACCCGACCTTTGTGATTGGCGGGCGCCTCAACAGCGCAGGCGCCAATGCACGTCTGGGCAGTGGTGACTACATCGTGGTCGAGGCGGACGAGTCTGATGCGTCCTTTTTGAACCTGTTACCCGTGATGGCGGTGGTGACGAATATCGACGCCGACCACATGGAAACCTACGGCCACGACTTTGGCCGCCTGAAGAAGGCCTTTGTCGATTTTCTGCACCGCATGCCTTTCTACGGCACAGCGATCCTGTGCACCGACGATGCCGCCGTGCGTGAAATCGTGGAGCAGGTGACCTGTCCCGTGACCAGCTACGGCTTCAACGAAGACGCCCAAGTGCGTGCCGTCAACGTGCGCGCTGTGGGTGGGCAGATGCATTTCACGGTGCAGCGCCGCAACGGTGTGGTGCTGCCCGACATGGACGTGGTGCTGAACCTGCCCGGTCTGCACAACGTGCTCAATGCACTGTCGGCGATTGCCGTGGCGGTGGAGCTCAACGTGGCCGATGCGGCGGTGCAAAAAGCGTTGGCCGAGTTCAAGGGTGTGGGCCGGCGCTTCCAGCGCTATGGCGATCTGCTCTTGCCCCAGGGCGGCACGGTCACGGTGATTGACGACTACGGCCACCACCCGGTCGAAATGGCGGCCACGCTGGCTGCTGCGCGCGGTGCCTTCCCGGGGCGGCGTCTGGTGCTGGCGTTCCAGCCGCACCGCTACACACGCACACGCGACTGTTTTGAAGATTTTGTGAAGGTCATTGGTGCGGGCGCCGACGCAGTGCTGCTGGCCGAGGTCTATGCCGCGGGCGAGGCGCCCATCGTGGCGGCCGATGGCCGCAGCCTGGCGCGCGCGCTGCGTGTTGCGGCCAAGGTGGAGCCGCTGTTTGTGGACGACATCGTCGACATGCCGCAGATCGCCATCGACAACGCGCGCGACGGCGATGTGCTGATGTGCATGGGTGCCGGGTCCATCGGTGCGGTGCCCGGGAAGATTGCTGAAATGCTACAAAAACAGGAGCTGCTTGCGCAGCATGGATAA
- the murG gene encoding undecaprenyldiphospho-muramoylpentapeptide beta-N-acetylglucosaminyltransferase, with protein MTQVNSQPCALIMAGGTGGHIFPGLAVAQALRDKGWRVHWLGAPDSMESRLVPARGIPLELVDFSGVRGKGLKTLVLLPFKLLRAFWQSIQVVRRVQPDVVLGLGGYITFPGGMMGVLLGKPLVLHEQNSVAGMANKVLAGVADRVFTAFPKVFAKGQWVGNPLRTEFLNQSAPEVRFAGRSGPLKVLVVGGSLGARALNTVVPQALALIPEAQRPVVTHQAGEKQIDELRANYAAAQVQATLTPFIDNTAQAFADADLVICRAGASTVTEIAAVGAAALFVPFPAAVDDHQTHNARFLVDQGGGWLLPQDQMTPQKLADLLQKTERPALIQRGLEAKKMQQLSATDAVVAACEELVA; from the coding sequence ATGACCCAAGTTAACTCGCAACCTTGTGCCCTGATCATGGCCGGTGGTACCGGTGGCCATATCTTCCCCGGCCTCGCCGTGGCGCAGGCACTGCGTGACAAAGGCTGGCGTGTGCACTGGTTGGGCGCGCCCGACAGCATGGAAAGCCGCCTGGTGCCCGCCCGCGGTATTCCGCTGGAGCTGGTGGATTTTTCCGGCGTACGCGGCAAGGGCCTCAAGACGCTGGTGCTGCTGCCGTTCAAGTTGCTGCGCGCCTTCTGGCAAAGCATTCAGGTGGTGCGCCGCGTCCAACCCGATGTGGTGCTGGGCCTGGGCGGCTACATCACCTTCCCGGGCGGCATGATGGGTGTGCTGCTGGGCAAGCCGTTGGTGTTGCACGAGCAGAACTCGGTGGCCGGCATGGCCAACAAGGTGCTGGCCGGTGTGGCCGACCGTGTGTTCACGGCGTTCCCCAAGGTGTTTGCCAAAGGACAGTGGGTGGGCAATCCGCTGCGTACCGAATTCCTGAACCAGTCTGCGCCCGAAGTCCGCTTTGCCGGACGCAGCGGTCCGCTCAAAGTGTTGGTGGTGGGCGGTAGTCTGGGCGCGCGTGCGCTCAACACCGTGGTGCCGCAGGCGCTGGCCCTGATTCCCGAAGCCCAGCGCCCGGTGGTGACACACCAAGCCGGTGAGAAACAGATCGATGAGCTGCGCGCCAACTATGCCGCAGCCCAGGTGCAGGCCACGCTCACACCGTTTATCGACAACACGGCCCAGGCCTTTGCGGATGCCGACTTGGTGATCTGCCGCGCCGGTGCCAGCACGGTGACCGAGATTGCCGCTGTGGGGGCGGCTGCGCTGTTTGTGCCGTTCCCGGCTGCGGTGGATGACCACCAGACCCACAACGCCCGTTTCCTGGTCGACCAGGGCGGCGGCTGGTTGCTGCCGCAGGACCAGATGACGCCCCAAAAGTTGGCTGATTTGCTACAAAAAACAGAGCGGCCTGCGCTCATCCAACGGGGGCTGGAGGCCAAAAAGATGCAGCAACTGAGCGCCACCGATGCCGTGGTCGCCGCCTGCGAGGAGCTTGTCGCATGA
- the ftsW gene encoding putative lipid II flippase FtsW, producing MNALGQTLSGWFSSKVAPAAAALPVRLSGRGSFAATTAPAQVRGFDQSLTWVVVVLLLWGLVMVYSASIAMPDNPRFANYAHTHFLIRHVVSLGIAFVAALIAFQVPVNVWEKAAPWLFVLSLVLLMAVLVPFIGKGVNGARRWIPLGITNFQPSELAKFAVLLYAADYMVRKMEVKENFFRAVMPMAVAVGVVGLLLLAEPDMGAFMVIAVIAMGILFLGGVNARMFFLIAATLVVAFSLMIAFSEFRRERIFAYLNPWSEEHALGKAYQLTHSLIAIGRGEIFGVGLGGSVEKLHWLPEAHTDFLLAVIGEEFGLVGVLILIGLFLWLTRRIMHIGRQAIALDRVFAGLVAQGVGIWMGFQSFINVGVNLGALPTKGLTLPLMSYGGSAILMNLVAIAVVLRIDFENRQLMQGGRV from the coding sequence ATGAACGCTTTGGGCCAGACCCTGTCCGGCTGGTTTTCCTCCAAGGTGGCGCCTGCGGCGGCCGCGCTGCCCGTGCGCCTGAGCGGGCGCGGCTCGTTTGCCGCCACCACGGCACCCGCACAGGTGCGCGGCTTTGACCAGTCCCTGACCTGGGTTGTGGTGGTGCTGTTGCTATGGGGCTTGGTGATGGTGTACTCCGCGTCGATTGCGATGCCAGACAACCCGCGCTTTGCCAACTACGCCCATACGCATTTCCTGATCCGCCACGTGGTGTCCCTCGGCATTGCATTTGTGGCGGCGCTGATTGCATTCCAGGTGCCGGTGAATGTCTGGGAGAAGGCGGCGCCGTGGCTGTTTGTGCTGTCACTGGTGCTGTTGATGGCCGTGCTGGTGCCTTTCATCGGCAAGGGTGTGAACGGTGCGCGTCGCTGGATTCCACTGGGCATCACCAACTTCCAGCCCTCCGAGCTGGCCAAGTTTGCGGTGTTGCTGTATGCCGCCGACTACATGGTGCGCAAGATGGAGGTCAAGGAGAACTTCTTCCGTGCCGTCATGCCCATGGCGGTGGCGGTGGGGGTGGTGGGGCTGCTGCTGCTGGCCGAACCGGACATGGGCGCCTTCATGGTGATCGCCGTGATTGCCATGGGCATCCTGTTTCTGGGCGGTGTCAATGCCCGCATGTTCTTCCTGATTGCAGCGACGCTCGTGGTGGCCTTCTCGCTGATGATTGCCTTCAGCGAATTCCGCCGTGAGCGCATTTTTGCCTACCTGAACCCCTGGAGCGAAGAGCATGCCCTGGGCAAGGCCTACCAGCTCACCCATTCGCTGATTGCCATTGGGCGCGGCGAAATTTTCGGCGTGGGGCTGGGCGGCAGTGTAGAGAAGCTGCACTGGCTGCCCGAGGCACACACCGACTTTTTGCTCGCCGTGATTGGGGAGGAGTTTGGCCTGGTCGGCGTACTCATCCTGATTGGCCTGTTTCTCTGGCTGACCCGCCGCATCATGCACATCGGCCGCCAGGCCATCGCGCTGGACCGCGTATTTGCCGGGCTGGTAGCGCAGGGCGTGGGCATCTGGATGGGCTTTCAGTCCTTCATCAACGTGGGCGTGAACCTGGGCGCCTTGCCCACCAAGGGCCTGACCCTGCCGCTCATGAGTTACGGCGGTTCGGCCATTCTCATGAATTTGGTGGCGATTGCCGTGGTGCTGCGCATCGACTTCGAGAACAGACAACTCATGCAGGGAGGGCGGGTATGA
- the murD gene encoding UDP-N-acetylmuramoyl-L-alanine--D-glutamate ligase, translated as MNPNDLHDDEPTLPPEVAQEAPMPEAPVQDVVPVETAETVEAVEPVEPSEAAVPAPDPAHAVPAAKATPAVRALPTTLTAAADAAAFVAQIFADDAVESVPAALTDEVEAAPDEVQTDTVADAQSPVAQQSLQGRNILILGLGASGLAMARWCVRQGAASITVADTREAPPQLALLQQELPQVRFVPGAFAATLVEGQELHAVYRSPGLSPDVIAPVLVAAHASGVSVGGELSLYSEALAALRVAHGYAPAVLAITGTNGKTTVTSLTGQLVPQSGKSVAVAGNIGPTLLDTLAGHIDAGTLPDVWVLELSSFQLDGIEGFEPTAAVVLNVTQDHLDWHGSMEAYAAAKARIFGQRGLMLLNRDDAAVMAMLPEPVRVKLQKPLWRTYTTFGVDMPQRPGDFGLEDVNGMVWLVRALEADETRRKRKEDAEELHIQRLMPADALRIRGRHNASNALAALALSAAAGCALAPILFGLREYRGEPHRVEPIGILNEVEFFDDSKGTNVGATVAALQGLGADRKVVLILGGEGKGQDFAPLAIPVARYARAVVLIGRDAALIRAALEGSDVSLVDAESMEAAVAHANRLAHAGDAVLMSPACASFDMFDNYEHRAQVFCAAVKELALSQGVELENLA; from the coding sequence ATGAACCCGAACGACCTGCACGACGACGAACCCACGCTGCCTCCCGAGGTGGCGCAGGAAGCACCGATGCCTGAGGCACCGGTGCAGGACGTCGTGCCTGTCGAAACGGCAGAGACTGTTGAAGCTGTGGAACCGGTAGAACCCTCGGAGGCCGCAGTGCCGGCACCAGATCCGGCCCATGCGGTGCCTGCAGCGAAGGCCACCCCGGCGGTTCGCGCACTGCCCACAACGCTCACAGCGGCTGCGGATGCGGCTGCCTTTGTGGCGCAGATATTTGCCGACGATGCCGTGGAGTCCGTCCCAGCAGCCCTGACCGACGAGGTGGAGGCCGCGCCAGACGAGGTGCAAACCGACACCGTGGCCGATGCGCAGTCGCCTGTCGCGCAGCAATCCCTGCAGGGCCGCAACATTCTGATCCTGGGCCTGGGTGCCTCCGGCCTGGCCATGGCCCGCTGGTGCGTGCGCCAGGGCGCTGCCAGTATTACCGTGGCGGATACGCGTGAGGCCCCCCCACAACTGGCACTGCTGCAACAAGAGCTGCCCCAGGTGCGGTTTGTGCCGGGCGCCTTTGCCGCGACGCTGGTGGAAGGGCAAGAATTACATGCGGTGTACCGCTCACCAGGCCTGAGTCCTGACGTGATTGCTCCTGTTTTGGTAGCTGCTCACGCAAGCGGAGTAAGCGTTGGAGGCGAGTTAAGCTTGTATTCCGAGGCGCTGGCGGCTTTGCGTGTGGCGCACGGCTACGCCCCTGCGGTGTTGGCCATTACCGGCACCAATGGCAAGACCACGGTCACTTCGCTGACCGGCCAACTGGTGCCCCAGTCGGGCAAGTCGGTGGCGGTGGCGGGCAATATCGGCCCCACGCTGCTCGACACATTGGCTGGGCATATTGACGCCGGCACACTGCCGGATGTCTGGGTGTTGGAGTTGTCCAGCTTCCAGCTCGACGGCATCGAGGGTTTTGAACCCACGGCGGCCGTGGTGCTCAACGTCACGCAGGACCACCTGGACTGGCACGGCAGCATGGAGGCCTATGCCGCGGCCAAGGCGCGGATCTTTGGCCAGCGGGGTCTGATGTTGCTCAACCGCGACGACGCGGCCGTGATGGCCATGCTGCCCGAGCCGGTGCGCGTCAAGCTGCAAAAACCGCTATGGCGCACCTACACCACGTTTGGCGTGGACATGCCGCAGCGCCCCGGGGACTTTGGCCTGGAAGATGTCAACGGCATGGTCTGGTTGGTGCGTGCGCTGGAAGCCGATGAAACCCGCCGCAAGCGCAAGGAGGATGCGGAAGAGCTGCACATCCAGCGTCTGATGCCGGCCGATGCGCTGCGTATCCGCGGACGCCACAACGCGTCCAATGCACTCGCTGCGCTGGCACTCAGTGCTGCCGCCGGTTGTGCGCTGGCCCCCATCCTTTTTGGCCTGCGCGAATACCGTGGCGAGCCGCACCGCGTGGAGCCGATCGGCATCCTCAACGAAGTGGAATTCTTTGACGACAGCAAGGGCACCAATGTCGGCGCCACCGTGGCCGCGTTGCAGGGCCTGGGTGCAGACCGCAAGGTGGTGTTGATTCTGGGCGGTGAAGGCAAGGGGCAGGACTTCGCGCCGCTGGCTATCCCCGTGGCCCGCTACGCACGTGCCGTGGTGCTGATAGGGCGCGACGCGGCGTTGATCCGTGCCGCACTGGAAGGCTCCGATGTGTCGCTGGTTGATGCCGAGTCCATGGAAGCGGCCGTGGCACATGCCAACCGCCTGGCCCACGCGGGGGATGCGGTGCTGATGTCGCCCGCTTGCGCGAGTTTTGACATGTTTGACAACTACGAACACCGGGCCCAAGTGTTCTGCGCCGCGGTGAAAGAGTTGGCGTTGTCGCAGGGCGTGGAACTGGAGAACCTGGCATGA
- the mraY gene encoding phospho-N-acetylmuramoyl-pentapeptide-transferase produces MLLSLAQWLQTLSPDMGFFRVFQYLTFRAVMAALTALLIGLAAGPYVIRRLRELKIGQPIRGYGMETHLSKSGTPTMGGVLILLSIAVSTLLWFDLSNRFVWIVLLVTLGFGAIGWVDDWRKVVHKDPEGMRSREKYFWQSVIGLLAALYLVFSISESSNFKVMELFYNWVASGFDVNLPPKAGLLLPFIKEVSYPLGVLGFVILTYLVIVGASNAVNLTDGLDGLAIMPVVMVGSALGVFAYVTGSAVYSKYLFFPHIPGSGELLIFCSAMAGAGLAFLWFNTHPAQVFMGDVGALALGAALGTIAVIVRQEIVLAIMGGIFVVEALSVMLQVTYFKYTKKKFGEGRRLFKMAPLHHHFEKQGWKETQVVVRFWIITMLLCLVGLSTLKLR; encoded by the coding sequence ATGTTGTTAAGTCTGGCCCAGTGGCTGCAAACCCTGTCCCCCGACATGGGATTTTTCCGGGTGTTCCAGTACCTGACGTTCCGCGCCGTGATGGCGGCGCTGACCGCGCTGTTGATCGGCCTGGCTGCGGGCCCGTATGTGATTCGCCGCCTGCGCGAACTCAAGATTGGCCAGCCCATCCGTGGTTATGGCATGGAGACGCACCTGAGCAAGAGCGGCACGCCAACCATGGGGGGCGTACTGATCCTGTTGTCGATCGCGGTTTCCACGTTGCTGTGGTTTGACCTGTCCAACCGTTTTGTCTGGATTGTGCTGTTGGTGACGCTGGGCTTTGGCGCTATTGGCTGGGTCGATGACTGGCGCAAGGTGGTGCACAAGGACCCCGAAGGCATGCGCTCGCGTGAGAAATATTTCTGGCAGTCGGTGATTGGTCTGCTGGCCGCGCTGTACCTGGTGTTCAGCATTTCTGAAAGCTCCAACTTCAAGGTCATGGAGCTGTTCTACAACTGGGTGGCTTCGGGCTTTGATGTGAACCTGCCGCCCAAGGCGGGCCTGCTGCTGCCCTTCATCAAGGAAGTCAGCTACCCACTGGGGGTGTTGGGCTTTGTGATCCTGACCTACCTGGTGATCGTAGGCGCCAGCAATGCGGTGAACCTGACCGACGGCCTGGACGGTCTGGCCATCATGCCGGTGGTGATGGTGGGCTCGGCCCTGGGCGTGTTTGCCTATGTCACCGGCAGTGCCGTGTATTCCAAATACCTGTTCTTCCCGCACATCCCCGGGTCGGGCGAGTTGCTGATTTTCTGCTCCGCCATGGCGGGGGCGGGGTTGGCGTTTCTGTGGTTCAACACGCACCCGGCCCAGGTCTTCATGGGTGATGTGGGTGCGCTGGCGCTGGGCGCTGCGCTGGGCACCATCGCCGTGATCGTGCGCCAGGAAATTGTGCTGGCCATCATGGGCGGCATCTTTGTCGTCGAGGCCCTGTCGGTGATGCTGCAGGTCACTTACTTCAAATACACCAAGAAAAAATTTGGCGAAGGCCGCCGCCTGTTCAAGATGGCGCCGCTGCACCACCACTTCGAGAAACAAGGCTGGAAAGAAACGCAGGTGGTTGTGCGCTTCTGGATCATCACCATGCTGCTGTGCCTGGTCGGCCTGTCCACCCTGAAACTGCGATGA
- a CDS encoding UDP-N-acetylmuramoyl-tripeptide--D-alanyl-D-alanine ligase, which yields MLNLQQMLPWLSGAKLVGEGNTAVLRVHTDTRTIEPGDLFVALRGERFDANDFLQEAKDKGAAAALCHPGAGLKGGLVLPCIEVPDTKLALAELATAWRAQFQLPLIAVTGSNGKTTVTQMIAAILESFQPGGAALATRGNFNNDIGVPLTLLRLRASHRIAVVELGMNHPGEIATLAAMAKPTVALVNNAQREHLEFMHTVEAVAQENGNVISALGAQGVAVFPADDAYTAVWEGLAAPRIAARFAVGKPAQAQDLGCVDAQWADGAWQVHAQGMGVELRYALHIAGRHNVKNSLAAAACALSAGVPADAVVRGLAAFVPVKGRSRALTFAVQGRTGTLVDDTYNANPDSVRAAIDVLADLPGPRLLVLGDMGEVGQQGPAFHAEAGRHAHSLGIEHVLALGEQTLHVVEHSAGARHFTAIEDLNAAVLALLPQVGSVLVKGSRFMRMERVVEAVLASSASSTEIPKGEH from the coding sequence ATGTTGAATCTGCAACAGATGCTGCCGTGGCTCAGCGGTGCGAAGCTCGTGGGCGAGGGCAACACGGCCGTGTTGCGCGTGCATACCGATACACGCACCATTGAACCGGGCGACCTGTTTGTGGCGCTCAGAGGTGAACGTTTTGACGCCAATGACTTCCTCCAGGAAGCCAAGGACAAAGGCGCTGCAGCAGCCCTTTGTCATCCGGGTGCGGGCCTCAAGGGTGGGCTGGTATTGCCGTGCATCGAGGTACCCGATACCAAGCTGGCCCTGGCCGAACTGGCCACGGCTTGGCGCGCGCAGTTCCAGTTGCCCTTGATTGCCGTGACTGGCAGCAACGGCAAGACCACGGTCACGCAGATGATCGCCGCCATTCTGGAGTCCTTCCAGCCCGGTGGCGCTGCACTGGCAACACGCGGCAACTTCAACAACGACATTGGTGTGCCGCTCACACTCTTGCGCTTGCGCGCCAGCCACCGCATTGCCGTGGTGGAGCTGGGCATGAACCACCCCGGCGAAATTGCCACCTTGGCCGCCATGGCAAAACCCACGGTAGCGCTGGTCAACAACGCGCAGCGCGAGCATCTGGAATTCATGCACACGGTGGAAGCGGTGGCGCAGGAAAACGGCAACGTGATCAGTGCATTGGGTGCACAGGGCGTAGCCGTGTTCCCGGCCGATGATGCCTACACCGCAGTCTGGGAAGGCCTGGCGGCGCCCAGAATTGCCGCCCGCTTTGCGGTGGGCAAACCTGCACAGGCCCAGGATCTGGGTTGTGTGGATGCCCAGTGGGCAGACGGTGCCTGGCAGGTGCATGCGCAAGGCATGGGCGTGGAGCTGCGCTATGCGCTGCACATTGCGGGACGCCATAACGTCAAAAATTCGCTGGCCGCGGCCGCCTGTGCGCTGTCAGCCGGTGTACCCGCCGATGCGGTGGTGCGGGGCCTTGCGGCTTTTGTGCCGGTCAAAGGCCGTTCGCGCGCGCTGACCTTTGCGGTGCAGGGGCGCACCGGTACGCTGGTAGACGATACCTACAACGCCAACCCCGACTCGGTACGCGCCGCCATCGATGTGCTGGCGGACTTGCCGGGGCCACGTTTACTTGTGCTGGGCGATATGGGCGAAGTCGGGCAGCAGGGCCCGGCGTTTCATGCCGAAGCCGGCCGCCATGCCCACAGTCTTGGCATTGAACATGTGCTGGCACTGGGCGAGCAGACCCTTCACGTGGTGGAGCACAGCGCGGGTGCACGCCACTTCACGGCTATCGAAGACTTGAATGCTGCCGTGCTGGCTTTGTTGCCGCAAGTCGGCAGCGTGTTGGTCAAGGGCTCGCGCTTCATGCGCATGGAGCGCGTGGTGGAGGCCGTGTTGGCATCCAGCGCCAGCTCCACCGAAATTCCCAAGGGAGAACATTGA
- a CDS encoding UDP-N-acetylmuramoyl-L-alanyl-D-glutamate--2,6-diaminopimelate ligase, whose protein sequence is MQQLHTPIQAAQWLQQRVTGTLRADSRALAAGDGFIAWPGAAVDARKFVMGSLQQGAKACLVEQEGAEAFALQGDAVASYAGLKSDTGPIAAEFFGHPSQQLAVVAVTGTNGKTSTAWWLAQALSALPQAMPCGVIGTLGVGQPPAAGTATADAGRAVVSTGLTTPDPVLLQHTLRQFVQQGLQACAIEASSIGIEERRLDGTQIRVAVFTNFTQDHLDYHGSMEAYWAAKRLLFAWSGLRSAVINVDDVKGIELADALASGALDVWTVSCKGPARLQARNIRYSAEGLDFEVQEGETSHTLRSRTIGDYNVANLLGVLAAMRALGVPLMDAVQACTALHPVPGRMECLGDAGQPLVAVDYAHTPDALGQALEALRPLAAQRKGRLVCVFGCGGDRDASKRPLMGAIAAKLADQVVVTSDNPRSEKPETIIAQILLGLPDRNSVDVQADRALAIAETIAQAQAQDVILLAGKGHEETQDIAGVKHVFSDRAHAAAALHLRGRASEGATP, encoded by the coding sequence ATGCAGCAGCTCCACACACCGATCCAGGCCGCCCAATGGCTGCAGCAGCGCGTCACCGGCACGCTGCGCGCAGACAGCCGCGCGTTGGCGGCTGGCGATGGCTTTATCGCCTGGCCCGGTGCGGCTGTGGATGCGCGCAAGTTTGTCATGGGTTCTCTGCAACAGGGTGCCAAGGCGTGCCTGGTTGAGCAGGAGGGCGCCGAGGCCTTTGCGCTGCAGGGCGATGCGGTGGCCAGCTATGCCGGGCTGAAGTCCGACACAGGCCCCATTGCCGCAGAGTTTTTCGGCCATCCCTCGCAGCAATTGGCGGTGGTGGCCGTGACCGGCACCAACGGTAAAACCTCCACAGCCTGGTGGCTCGCCCAGGCCCTGTCGGCACTGCCGCAAGCCATGCCCTGCGGTGTGATTGGCACTCTGGGGGTGGGGCAACCCCCAGCGGCTGGCACTGCCACAGCAGATGCAGGCCGTGCAGTGGTCTCTACCGGCTTGACGACCCCAGACCCGGTGTTGCTGCAACACACCTTGCGCCAGTTTGTGCAACAGGGTTTGCAAGCCTGCGCCATCGAGGCTTCTTCCATTGGCATTGAAGAACGTCGCCTGGACGGCACACAGATTCGTGTGGCCGTGTTCACCAACTTCACCCAGGACCACCTGGACTACCACGGCAGCATGGAAGCCTATTGGGCTGCCAAGCGCCTGTTGTTCGCGTGGTCGGGTTTGCGTAGCGCCGTCATCAATGTGGACGACGTCAAAGGTATCGAGCTGGCAGACGCCTTGGCTTCCGGTGCGCTGGATGTCTGGACGGTGTCGTGCAAAGGCCCGGCGCGCCTGCAGGCGCGCAACATCCGTTACAGCGCCGAGGGATTGGATTTTGAGGTGCAGGAGGGCGAAACCAGCCATACCTTGCGCAGCCGCACGATTGGCGACTACAACGTGGCCAACCTGCTGGGCGTGCTGGCCGCCATGCGCGCTTTGGGTGTGCCGCTGATGGATGCGGTGCAGGCCTGCACTGCGCTGCATCCGGTGCCTGGTCGCATGGAATGTCTGGGTGACGCAGGCCAGCCGTTGGTGGCTGTGGACTACGCCCACACGCCGGATGCATTGGGGCAGGCGCTTGAAGCGCTGCGTCCGCTGGCTGCACAGCGCAAGGGTCGTTTGGTGTGTGTGTTTGGTTGCGGTGGTGACCGTGATGCCTCCAAGCGCCCGTTGATGGGCGCCATTGCCGCGAAGCTGGCCGACCAGGTAGTGGTGACCAGCGACAACCCGCGCAGTGAAAAACCCGAGACCATCATTGCGCAAATTTTGCTGGGTTTGCCTGATCGCAACAGTGTGGATGTGCAGGCCGACCGTGCACTGGCCATTGCCGAAACCATTGCCCAGGCCCAGGCCCAGGACGTGATTCTGCTGGCCGGTAAAGGCCACGAGGAAACCCAGGACATCGCCGGTGTCAAACATGTGTTTTCGGACCGTGCGCATGCGGCGGCTGCTTTGCACTTGCGTGGCCGTGCCAGCGAAGGGGCTACACCATGA